Proteins co-encoded in one Inmirania thermothiophila genomic window:
- the flgG gene encoding flagellar basal-body rod protein FlgG, which produces MSQALWIAKTGLEAQQTRMSVIANNLANVNTTGFKRGRAQFADLLYQNVRQAGGQSSQDTILPSGLVLGTGVRLVSTEKIFTQGSLVGTENALDLAIQGRGFFQVLLPDGRLAYTRAGGFQRDAQGQLVTPSGYVLQPPLTIPDDALSITIGTDGTVTVTTPGTPNPTQVGTLQLADFSNPAGLQPIGDNLFVETAASGPPQQGTPGLNGLGTTVQGMLETSNVNVVEELVNMIETQRAYEMNSKAVSTLDDMLRFATNQL; this is translated from the coding sequence ATGAGCCAGGCACTGTGGATCGCCAAGACGGGCCTCGAGGCCCAGCAGACGAGGATGTCGGTGATCGCCAACAACCTCGCCAACGTCAACACCACCGGCTTCAAGCGGGGGCGGGCCCAGTTCGCCGACCTGCTCTACCAGAACGTGCGCCAGGCGGGGGGGCAGAGCTCCCAGGACACCATCCTGCCCTCGGGGCTCGTTCTGGGGACCGGCGTGCGGCTGGTCTCCACCGAGAAGATCTTCACCCAGGGCAGCCTCGTGGGGACCGAGAACGCCCTCGACCTCGCCATCCAGGGGCGCGGCTTCTTCCAGGTGCTGCTGCCGGACGGGCGCCTCGCCTACACCCGCGCCGGGGGCTTCCAGCGCGACGCCCAGGGGCAGCTCGTGACCCCCTCGGGCTACGTGCTGCAGCCCCCCCTCACCATCCCCGACGACGCCCTCAGCATCACCATCGGCACCGACGGCACCGTCACCGTCACCACCCCGGGCACCCCGAATCCGACCCAGGTGGGGACGCTGCAGCTCGCCGACTTCAGCAACCCGGCGGGGCTGCAGCCCATCGGCGACAACCTGTTCGTGGAGACCGCGGCGAGCGGGCCGCCCCAGCAAGGCACCCCGGGCCTCAACGGCCTCGGCACCACGGTGCAGGGGATGTTGGAGACCTCCAACGTCAACGTGGTGGAGGAGCTCGTCAACATGATCGAGACCCAGCGCGCCTACGAGATGAACTCGAAGGCGGTCTCGACCCTGGACGACATGCTCCGCTTCGCCACCAACCAGCTCTGA
- the flgH gene encoding flagellar basal body L-ring protein FlgH has product MRPSPRPAAVAAAALLLGACAATPPLHDPAFAPVPPPAPQPAARTAGAVYQEGFGLALFADRRARRVGDILTIVLVESTEASKKAETTTSREASIDATGPTLLGDKVIRHGREILSASVDATQENTGSGTAEQSNSLEGRITVTVAEVLPNGYLRVRGEKVLTLGRGDEFVRFSGIVRPEDIRADNTVPSTQVADARIVYSGRGEVADAAGAGWLSRFFLRVWPF; this is encoded by the coding sequence ATGAGGCCGTCCCCGCGTCCCGCCGCCGTCGCCGCCGCGGCCCTGCTGCTGGGGGCCTGCGCCGCGACGCCGCCGCTGCACGACCCGGCCTTCGCGCCGGTGCCGCCGCCGGCGCCGCAGCCTGCGGCGCGTACCGCCGGCGCCGTCTACCAGGAGGGGTTCGGGCTTGCGCTCTTCGCCGACCGGCGCGCGCGGCGGGTGGGCGACATCCTCACCATCGTCCTCGTGGAGAGCACCGAGGCGAGCAAGAAGGCCGAGACCACCACCTCGCGCGAGGCGAGCATCGACGCCACGGGACCGACCCTGCTGGGGGACAAGGTGATCCGCCATGGGCGCGAGATCCTCTCGGCCAGCGTCGACGCGACCCAGGAGAACACCGGCAGCGGCACCGCCGAGCAGAGCAACAGCCTCGAGGGGCGGATCACGGTCACGGTGGCCGAGGTCCTGCCCAACGGCTACCTGCGGGTGCGCGGGGAGAAGGTGCTCACCCTCGGCCGCGGCGACGAGTTCGTGCGCTTCTCGGGCATCGTCCGTCCGGAGGACATCCGCGCCGACAACACGGTGCCCTCCACCCAGGTGGCCGATGCCCGGATCGTCTACAGCGGGCGCGGCGAGGTGGCCGACGCCGCCGGCGCCGGCTGGCTGTCGCGGTTCTTCCTCAGGGTCTGGCCCTTCTGA
- a CDS encoding flagellar basal body P-ring protein FlgI — MGAVLLALAAPAGAERVKDLASVAGVRANQLVGYGLVVGLDGTGDQTSQAPFTVQSLRSMLAQFGITIPPGVSLQTKNVAAVAVHAELPPFAKPGQTIDVTVSSIGNAKSLRGGTLLMTPLRGADGRIYAIAQGNLVVSGFGVAGADGSSIKVNVPSAGRIPNGATVERPAPDPFNGGASLTLNLHEPDFTTAYRVAKAIDRVFGRGTARPLDATSVEVSAPADPGQRVAFLSLVENVEVEPGEAPARVIVNSRTGTVVIGSHVRVMPAAVSHGSLTVTITERPEVSQPAPLSGGQTTVVPRTEIQAEQAGGRMFLFRSGVTLDEIVRAVNQVGAAPGDLVAILEALRAAGALRAELIVI; from the coding sequence ATGGGTGCGGTGCTGCTGGCCCTGGCGGCGCCGGCGGGGGCCGAGCGGGTCAAGGACCTGGCCTCGGTGGCCGGCGTGCGCGCCAACCAGCTCGTGGGCTACGGGCTGGTGGTGGGCCTCGACGGCACCGGCGACCAGACCAGCCAGGCCCCGTTCACGGTGCAGAGCCTGCGCAGCATGCTGGCCCAGTTCGGGATCACCATCCCGCCCGGGGTGAGCCTGCAGACCAAGAACGTGGCCGCGGTGGCGGTGCACGCGGAGCTGCCCCCCTTCGCCAAGCCCGGCCAGACCATCGACGTCACCGTCTCCTCCATCGGCAACGCCAAGAGCCTGCGCGGCGGCACCCTCCTCATGACGCCGCTGCGCGGCGCCGACGGCCGCATCTACGCCATCGCCCAGGGCAACCTGGTGGTGAGCGGCTTCGGCGTCGCCGGGGCCGACGGCTCCAGCATCAAGGTCAACGTCCCCAGCGCCGGCCGCATCCCCAACGGCGCCACCGTGGAGCGGCCCGCGCCGGATCCCTTCAACGGCGGCGCGAGCCTCACCCTCAACCTCCACGAGCCGGACTTCACCACCGCCTACCGCGTCGCCAAGGCCATCGACCGCGTCTTCGGCCGCGGCACCGCGCGCCCGCTGGACGCCACCTCGGTCGAGGTCAGCGCCCCCGCCGACCCGGGTCAGCGCGTCGCCTTCCTCTCCCTCGTCGAGAACGTGGAGGTGGAGCCGGGGGAGGCGCCGGCGCGGGTCATCGTCAACTCGCGCACTGGCACCGTGGTCATCGGCAGCCACGTGCGCGTGATGCCGGCGGCGGTGAGCCACGGCAGCCTCACCGTCACCATCACCGAGCGGCCCGAGGTGAGCCAGCCCGCGCCGCTCTCCGGCGGGCAGACCACGGTGGTGCCCCGGACCGAGATCCAGGCCGAGCAGGCCGGCGGGCGCATGTTCCTCTTCCGCTCCGGCGTGACCCTGGACGAGATCGTGCGCGCGGTGAACCAGGTGGGGGCGGCGCCGGGCGACCTGGTGGCCATCCTCGAGGCGCTGCGTGCGGCCGGGGCCCTGCGCGCCGAGCTGATCGTGATCTGA
- the flgJ gene encoding flagellar assembly peptidoglycan hydrolase FlgJ encodes MRPAADSAGAAARVYHDLRGLAALRADAARGEPGSLREAAEQFEALLVQMMVRSMRAARLAEDPYAGPGGELYTDLLDRQLAIELAARERLGLAEAMVRQLEGAAPRPPAPPPAEAPPASRGEAFASPAEFVQRLRPHAERAARALGTRPELLLAQAALETGWGRRVIRRDDGTSSHNLFNIKADARWQGPRVEVETTEYRDGRAVRERAAFRAYGSWAEAFDDYVAFLRASPRYREAVAQAGRPAAFVRALAEGGYATDPDYTGKVLAILARLEGDGFKSAAAAPTDGA; translated from the coding sequence ATGCGCCCTGCGGCCGACAGCGCCGGCGCCGCCGCCCGCGTCTACCACGACCTGCGGGGTCTCGCCGCCCTGCGGGCGGACGCCGCCCGCGGCGAGCCCGGCAGCCTGCGCGAGGCGGCCGAGCAGTTCGAGGCGCTGCTGGTGCAGATGATGGTGCGCAGCATGCGCGCGGCGCGCCTTGCCGAGGACCCCTATGCGGGGCCGGGCGGCGAGCTCTACACGGATCTTCTCGACCGCCAGCTCGCCATCGAGCTGGCGGCGCGCGAGCGCCTCGGGCTCGCCGAGGCCATGGTGCGCCAGCTCGAGGGCGCGGCGCCGCGCCCGCCGGCGCCGCCGCCCGCCGAGGCCCCGCCCGCGTCGCGCGGCGAGGCGTTCGCCTCGCCGGCGGAGTTCGTGCAGCGGCTGCGGCCCCACGCCGAGCGGGCCGCACGCGCCCTCGGCACCCGACCCGAGCTGCTCCTCGCCCAGGCCGCCCTCGAGACCGGCTGGGGGCGGCGCGTGATCCGCCGCGACGACGGCACGAGCAGCCACAACCTCTTCAACATCAAGGCCGACGCGCGCTGGCAGGGCCCGCGCGTGGAGGTGGAGACCACCGAGTACCGCGACGGGCGCGCGGTGCGCGAGCGGGCCGCCTTCCGCGCCTACGGCTCCTGGGCGGAGGCCTTCGACGACTACGTCGCCTTCCTGCGGGCGAGCCCGCGCTACCGCGAGGCGGTGGCGCAGGCGGGGCGGCCGGCGGCCTTCGTGCGGGCGCTGGCCGAGGGCGGCTACGCCACCGACCCGGACTACACGGGCAAGGTCCTGGCGATCCTCGCGCGGCTCGAGGGCGACGGGTTCAAGTCTGCGGCGGCGGCGCCGACAGACGGGGCGTGA
- the flgK gene encoding flagellar hook-associated protein FlgK has translation MATGNVFGISTTALLAFQRALATTGHNIANVNTPGYSRQRVDLVARPPQYVGGGFMGAGVIVDSVTRVTDEFLTGQVRASTSAHAEEAGFHALAAQVDALLSDPEAGLLPGLEQFFNGLQDLADHPDSVPVREALIGAADSLVGRFAALGGRLDDLNREVNARIGAEVEEINALARAIADLNVRIVQALGIAQGDPPNDLLDQRDEALRRLAEHVGVTVVAQDDGAVNVFLGRGQVLVQAAVANELAAVEDAFDPSRLTVAFRKGSVVADIGPYVSGGALGGVLRFRGEILDPAARELGRLAVAVSDAVNDQHRLGTDLDGNLGGDFFTDLAATAGVGLASRANAASTDVTVAVEVTDVAALAASDYRIDFDGSDYTVRRLADNQVVATVAAAGFPQTIDLTAGEGLRLTLSGSSVSAGDAFLVRPTARAAAAIGIEVGGVREIAAAAPILAEADLGNTGSATVTLGEVSAGPPPDPNLQQTVTITFNDPPTSFDVSGTGTGNPTGVAYTPGAEISYNGWTIRIDGAPAAGDRFTVRASTGATGDNRNALAMAALRERALLEGGTLRLADAYGATVASVGSATREAEVSAEAQQALLDQAVARREAVAGVNLDEEAANLLRLQQAYQAAAQVIRTASTLFDTLLAAVGR, from the coding sequence ATGGCCACGGGCAACGTCTTCGGCATCAGCACCACGGCGCTGCTCGCCTTCCAGCGGGCCCTGGCCACCACCGGCCACAACATCGCCAACGTCAACACCCCCGGCTACAGCCGCCAGCGCGTGGACCTGGTGGCACGGCCGCCGCAGTACGTGGGCGGCGGCTTCATGGGCGCCGGCGTCATCGTCGACTCGGTCACCCGCGTGACCGACGAGTTCCTCACCGGGCAGGTGCGGGCGAGCACCTCCGCCCACGCCGAGGAGGCTGGGTTCCACGCGCTCGCCGCCCAGGTGGACGCGCTCCTCTCGGACCCCGAGGCGGGCCTGCTGCCGGGGCTCGAGCAGTTCTTCAACGGGCTGCAGGACCTCGCCGACCACCCCGACTCGGTGCCGGTGCGCGAGGCCCTGATCGGCGCCGCCGACAGCCTCGTCGGCCGCTTCGCCGCCCTCGGCGGGCGCCTCGACGACCTCAACCGCGAGGTCAACGCCCGCATCGGCGCCGAGGTGGAGGAGATCAACGCCCTCGCCCGCGCCATCGCCGACCTCAACGTGCGCATCGTGCAGGCCCTCGGCATCGCCCAGGGCGACCCCCCCAACGACCTGCTGGACCAGCGCGACGAGGCCCTGCGCCGGCTCGCCGAGCACGTCGGCGTCACCGTGGTGGCGCAGGACGACGGCGCGGTCAACGTCTTCCTCGGCCGCGGCCAGGTCCTGGTGCAGGCGGCGGTGGCCAACGAGCTCGCCGCGGTGGAGGACGCCTTCGACCCGAGCCGGCTCACGGTGGCCTTCCGCAAGGGCTCGGTGGTGGCAGACATCGGGCCCTACGTCTCGGGCGGGGCGCTGGGCGGCGTGCTGCGCTTTCGCGGCGAGATCCTCGATCCGGCGGCGCGCGAGCTCGGGCGTCTGGCGGTGGCGGTGAGCGACGCCGTCAACGACCAGCACCGCCTCGGCACCGACCTCGACGGCAACCTCGGCGGCGACTTCTTCACCGATCTTGCCGCCACCGCCGGGGTCGGGCTCGCCTCCCGGGCCAACGCCGCATCCACCGACGTCACGGTGGCGGTGGAGGTGACGGACGTGGCCGCGCTCGCCGCCAGCGACTACCGCATCGACTTCGACGGCAGCGACTACACGGTGCGCCGCCTCGCCGACAACCAGGTCGTGGCCACGGTGGCGGCCGCGGGCTTTCCCCAGACCATCGACCTCACCGCCGGCGAGGGCCTGCGCCTGACCCTCTCGGGAAGCAGCGTCAGCGCCGGCGACGCCTTCCTGGTCCGGCCCACCGCCCGCGCCGCCGCCGCCATCGGCATCGAGGTCGGCGGCGTGCGCGAGATCGCCGCCGCCGCTCCCATCCTCGCCGAGGCCGACCTCGGCAACACCGGCAGCGCCACCGTGACCCTCGGCGAGGTGAGCGCGGGGCCGCCGCCGGATCCCAACCTGCAGCAGACGGTCACCATCACCTTCAACGATCCGCCGACCAGCTTCGACGTCAGCGGTACCGGCACCGGCAATCCCACCGGGGTCGCCTACACGCCCGGCGCCGAGATCAGCTACAACGGCTGGACCATCCGCATCGACGGCGCGCCGGCGGCGGGCGACCGCTTCACGGTGCGCGCGAGCACGGGGGCGACGGGCGACAACCGCAACGCCCTCGCCATGGCCGCGCTGCGCGAGCGCGCGCTGCTCGAGGGCGGCACCCTGCGCCTCGCCGACGCCTACGGCGCCACCGTCGCCTCCGTGGGCAGCGCGACCCGCGAGGCCGAGGTCTCGGCCGAGGCCCAGCAGGCCCTGCTGGACCAGGCGGTGGCCCGGCGCGAGGCGGTCGCCGGGGTCAACCTCGACGAGGAGGCGGCCAACCTGCTCCGCCTGCAGCAGGCCTACCAGGCGGCGGCGCAGGTGATCCGCACCGCCTCCACCCTGTTCGACACCCTGTTGGCGGCGGTCGGGAGGTAG
- the flgL gene encoding flagellar hook-associated protein FlgL, which yields MRVSTSQIHTGALRAMLDGQARLQETQLQLATGRRVLTPADDPAAAARILSLTASTAGLEQYGANAAAARARLGVEETALAGAQRLLVRARELAIQGGDDALAAADRDAIAEEVRGLRAELVRIANSQDANGEYVFAGFKVRTEPFTERGAGVTYNGDGGQRFVEVGPGRQVAVGDAGSAVFLAVPTGNGVFAVEADAANTGTGVIHQGSVTGTWVPDTYTIRFSQPTPSDPVTYTVTDSGGTTVASGTYSDGAAIAFAGAEVVIEGSPADGDRFTVAPSGSQDLFATLDRLLEALGTGGDAAADALRHNRLGRVLADLDRGLEHLDVVRARVGARLAAVESQEEVNADLRLQLEATLSGLRDLDYAEAVSRFNVQLTALRAAQQTFARVQGLSLFQFL from the coding sequence ATGCGCGTCTCCACCTCGCAGATCCACACCGGCGCCCTGCGCGCCATGCTCGACGGCCAGGCGCGGCTGCAGGAGACGCAGCTGCAGCTCGCCACCGGCCGCCGCGTGCTCACCCCCGCGGACGACCCCGCGGCGGCGGCCCGCATCCTCTCCCTCACCGCCTCCACCGCGGGCCTCGAGCAGTACGGGGCCAACGCCGCCGCCGCCCGCGCCCGCCTGGGCGTGGAGGAGACGGCGCTCGCCGGGGCCCAGCGCCTGCTGGTGCGGGCGCGCGAGCTCGCGATCCAGGGCGGCGACGACGCCCTCGCCGCCGCCGACCGCGACGCCATCGCCGAGGAGGTGCGGGGGCTGCGGGCGGAGCTCGTGCGCATCGCCAACAGCCAGGACGCCAACGGCGAGTACGTCTTCGCCGGCTTCAAGGTACGCACCGAGCCCTTCACCGAGCGCGGCGCCGGCGTGACCTACAACGGCGACGGCGGCCAGCGCTTCGTCGAGGTGGGGCCGGGGCGGCAGGTGGCGGTGGGCGATGCGGGCTCGGCGGTCTTCCTCGCGGTGCCCACCGGCAACGGCGTCTTCGCCGTGGAGGCCGACGCCGCCAACACCGGCACCGGCGTCATCCACCAGGGCAGCGTCACCGGCACCTGGGTCCCCGACACCTACACCATCCGCTTCAGCCAGCCCACGCCGTCGGATCCCGTGACCTACACCGTGACCGACTCGGGCGGCACCACCGTGGCCAGCGGCACCTACAGCGACGGGGCCGCCATCGCCTTCGCGGGGGCGGAGGTGGTGATCGAGGGCAGCCCCGCCGACGGCGACCGCTTCACCGTCGCCCCCAGCGGCAGCCAGGACCTCTTCGCCACCCTCGACCGCCTCCTCGAGGCGCTCGGCACCGGCGGCGACGCCGCCGCCGACGCGCTGCGCCACAACCGGCTGGGGCGGGTGCTCGCCGACCTCGACCGCGGCCTCGAGCATCTCGACGTCGTGCGCGCGCGGGTGGGGGCGCGGCTTGCCGCCGTGGAGAGCCAGGAGGAGGTCAACGCCGACCTCCGGCTGCAGCTCGAGGCGACCCTGTCGGGCCTTCGCGACCTGGACTACGCCGAGGCGGTCAGCCGCTTCAACGTGCAGCTCACCGCCCTGCGGGCGGCGCAGCAGACCTTCGCCCGCGTGCAGGGGCTGAGCCTGTTCCAGTTCCTCTAG
- a CDS encoding sulfotransferase domain-containing protein, whose translation METRLQVASEPRPKVAVISHERSGTHFLMNTLAANLGYVARPWWNFDFELGLNFHAPQGLRDYFRQVRGHAVLNILKSHHQAAFFEPFVAEFLEEFRILYIVREPLAVMASFWRLVQSLPWDEGPRTESPAAFMRAAPRGALLRYQKAQVPTMLERWAVHVEGWLDLAARHPEGIVVVRYEQLDGRFGETVGMLAGRLGLAPPPAPVRPSREVNVVRDTVGHARTPPYTDEDRDWAAGRVAATLRRIAALAPAA comes from the coding sequence ATGGAGACGAGACTGCAGGTGGCCTCGGAGCCCCGCCCCAAGGTGGCCGTGATCAGCCACGAGCGCTCCGGGACCCACTTCCTCATGAACACGCTGGCCGCCAACCTCGGCTACGTGGCGCGCCCCTGGTGGAACTTCGACTTCGAGCTCGGCCTCAACTTCCACGCCCCGCAGGGTCTGCGCGACTACTTCCGCCAGGTGCGCGGCCATGCCGTCCTCAACATCCTCAAGTCCCACCACCAGGCGGCCTTCTTCGAGCCCTTCGTCGCCGAGTTCCTGGAGGAGTTCCGCATCCTCTACATCGTGCGCGAGCCGCTGGCGGTGATGGCGAGCTTCTGGCGCCTGGTGCAGTCCCTGCCTTGGGACGAGGGCCCGCGCACGGAGAGTCCCGCGGCCTTCATGCGCGCGGCCCCCCGCGGTGCGCTGCTGCGCTACCAGAAGGCGCAGGTGCCGACCATGCTCGAGCGCTGGGCGGTGCACGTGGAGGGGTGGCTGGATCTGGCCGCCCGCCACCCCGAGGGCATCGTGGTGGTGCGCTACGAGCAGCTGGACGGGCGCTTCGGCGAGACCGTGGGCATGCTGGCCGGGCGGCTGGGGCTCGCGCCGCCGCCGGCGCCGGTGCGCCCCTCCCGCGAGGTCAACGTGGTGCGCGACACCGTCGGGCATGCGCGCACCCCGCCGTACACCGACGAGGACCGCGACTGGGCCGCGGGGCGCGTGGCGGCGACCCTCCGCCGCATCGCCGCCCTCGCCCCCGCGGCCTGA
- a CDS encoding tetratricopeptide repeat protein, with protein MARGDQELEQALALHRAGRAAEAAARYERLLGRRDDPHLRVLLGTALCQAGQWERGAAMLREVLAAHPDHVDALNNLGAMLLERDHLDEAAALLDRLLAHAPEHPQGLRNRAVVARRRDEPEVARTCTERLLAKAPDDTEAAALHAWALARSAEPEQAAAWMEAWMARHGPHAGLLQELGALRFAQGRHREATACFERAAGLEPENPEPLCNAAVAAAIVDASLGLAAYRRLLQAHPGHRRGRLGYANLLQRTGDYAEVERICREILAEDPGCVEAWLNLAAALRRQGRGEEAAAARARALEIAPDDPDVLSHLGVTMLEEGGDPAEAIAYLERAHHADPRHPAAGVNLSDALLHAGRFDESLAVIEELARHWPESAEVQWQRAIVLLLHGRLREGFAAYEARFRHGTPGFPKPPPDPVWDGRPLQGGTLLLHPEQGLGDTIQFARYLPLIGARGGVPVLPSPPALLRLFAASFPQARIVPAQGRIEAPACHLAMASLPHVFGTDLEGIPAEIPYLRAPEFLVEEWRRRLPAGPGLRVGICWAGNPTHRHDARRSVPAVRFARLGRIPGVTLYSLQKGLRGEEVAELRAQGIEVVDPTPDIGDMADTAAILMHLDLVVSVDTSVVHLAGALGRPVWTLLQHDCDWRWMLEREDSPWYPTMRLFRQPRPGDWDSVFERVEAALRDLVAARQAEAAQAAAAAGPWQGPGALLPAGARVLAVGEPPAVPLPEGTRLTRVGDEEGEGGPFTHLLVARAEDLGDPAEAAAALREAAAEVILGVPSERLEGTVQALLAAGLGVRAAERGEGRCYLALERRPPETPVPRRVRLLALDDSLPARMAGRLWAALLPGGTEFVAEGQATDALLLTGGLVPAPAEALAAAAPALPCAGAFTAAAPPARLRLRLALTAADAASGAVHLGVWPLAFLRPAPRDDAEGAVRIGPQALAAAPPETLAAEAAAAGGVVAVGPDAVLVGLAAAARMQWHPDPAAPEASARAVRALLVEVLGRAYPPGQAFPVDREAVRRYRERLAERMEAIRRGLAEVLAA; from the coding sequence GTGGCGAGGGGCGACCAGGAACTGGAGCAGGCGCTGGCCCTGCACCGCGCCGGCCGGGCCGCCGAGGCGGCGGCCCGCTATGAACGGCTGCTGGGGCGGCGCGACGATCCGCACCTGCGGGTGTTGCTGGGGACCGCGCTGTGCCAGGCCGGCCAGTGGGAGCGCGGCGCGGCGATGCTGCGGGAGGTGCTCGCGGCCCACCCGGACCATGTCGATGCCCTCAACAACCTGGGCGCGATGCTTCTCGAACGGGACCACCTGGACGAGGCCGCGGCCCTCCTCGACCGCCTCCTCGCCCACGCGCCCGAGCACCCCCAGGGGCTGCGCAACCGCGCCGTGGTGGCGCGGCGGCGCGACGAGCCCGAGGTGGCCCGCACCTGCACGGAGCGGCTGCTCGCGAAGGCGCCGGACGACACCGAGGCGGCGGCGCTGCATGCGTGGGCGCTGGCACGCTCGGCCGAGCCCGAGCAGGCTGCGGCCTGGATGGAGGCGTGGATGGCGCGCCACGGCCCCCATGCGGGCCTGCTCCAGGAACTCGGCGCGCTCCGCTTCGCCCAGGGCCGCCACCGCGAGGCGACGGCCTGCTTCGAGCGGGCCGCCGGGCTGGAGCCGGAGAATCCGGAGCCGCTCTGCAACGCCGCGGTGGCGGCGGCCATCGTGGATGCGTCACTGGGCCTCGCCGCCTACCGGCGGCTGCTGCAGGCCCACCCCGGGCACCGGCGGGGCCGGCTCGGCTACGCCAACCTGCTGCAGCGCACCGGCGACTACGCCGAGGTGGAGCGGATCTGCCGGGAGATCCTGGCCGAGGACCCGGGTTGCGTCGAGGCGTGGCTGAACCTCGCCGCCGCCCTGCGCCGCCAGGGCCGGGGTGAGGAGGCGGCCGCGGCCCGTGCCCGCGCCCTCGAGATCGCGCCCGACGATCCCGACGTGCTCTCGCACCTGGGGGTGACGATGCTCGAGGAGGGGGGCGACCCGGCCGAGGCCATCGCCTACTTGGAGCGCGCGCACCACGCCGATCCGCGCCATCCGGCGGCCGGGGTCAACCTCTCCGACGCCCTCCTCCACGCCGGGCGCTTCGACGAATCCCTCGCCGTGATCGAGGAGCTGGCGCGCCACTGGCCCGAGAGCGCCGAGGTGCAGTGGCAGCGCGCCATCGTCCTGCTCCTGCACGGCCGGCTGCGGGAGGGCTTCGCCGCCTACGAGGCGCGCTTCCGGCACGGCACCCCGGGCTTTCCGAAGCCGCCCCCCGACCCGGTCTGGGACGGCCGACCGCTGCAGGGCGGCACCCTCCTCCTGCACCCCGAGCAGGGGCTCGGCGACACCATCCAGTTCGCCCGCTACCTGCCCCTGATCGGTGCCCGAGGCGGGGTGCCGGTCCTGCCGAGCCCGCCGGCGCTGCTGCGGCTCTTCGCCGCCTCCTTCCCACAGGCGCGCATCGTCCCCGCCCAGGGGCGGATCGAGGCCCCCGCCTGCCATCTCGCCATGGCGAGCCTGCCCCACGTCTTCGGCACGGACCTCGAGGGCATCCCCGCCGAGATCCCGTATCTGCGCGCGCCCGAGTTCCTGGTGGAGGAGTGGCGCCGCCGGCTCCCGGCCGGGCCGGGGCTGCGCGTGGGCATCTGCTGGGCCGGCAACCCCACCCACCGCCACGACGCGCGCCGCTCGGTGCCCGCGGTGCGCTTCGCCCGCCTCGGCCGCATCCCCGGCGTCACCCTCTACAGCCTGCAGAAGGGGCTGCGCGGGGAGGAGGTGGCGGAGCTGCGGGCCCAGGGGATCGAGGTGGTGGATCCCACGCCGGACATCGGCGACATGGCCGATACCGCCGCGATCCTGATGCACCTGGATCTCGTGGTCAGCGTCGACACCTCCGTGGTCCACCTCGCAGGCGCCCTGGGCCGTCCCGTGTGGACGCTGCTGCAGCACGACTGCGACTGGCGCTGGATGCTGGAGCGCGAGGACAGCCCGTGGTATCCCACCATGCGGCTCTTCCGCCAGCCGCGACCGGGCGACTGGGACAGCGTCTTCGAACGCGTGGAGGCGGCCCTGCGCGATCTCGTGGCGGCGCGGCAGGCCGAGGCGGCGCAGGCGGCCGCCGCCGCCGGCCCCTGGCAGGGACCGGGGGCGCTGCTGCCTGCGGGGGCGCGGGTGCTGGCGGTGGGCGAGCCGCCGGCGGTGCCGCTGCCGGAGGGGACGCGGCTCACCAGGGTCGGCGACGAGGAGGGCGAGGGCGGCCCCTTCACCCATCTGCTGGTGGCCCGGGCCGAGGACCTTGGGGACCCGGCGGAGGCGGCGGCGGCCCTGCGCGAGGCCGCTGCGGAGGTGATCCTCGGGGTCCCCTCCGAGCGCCTCGAGGGGACGGTGCAGGCGCTCCTCGCCGCGGGTCTCGGGGTGCGCGCCGCCGAGCGCGGCGAGGGGCGCTGCTATCTCGCCCTCGAGCGGCGGCCGCCCGAGACCCCGGTCCCGCGCCGGGTGCGCCTGCTGGCCCTGGACGACTCCCTGCCGGCACGCATGGCCGGGCGGCTGTGGGCGGCGCTGCTGCCCGGCGGCACCGAGTTCGTGGCGGAGGGGCAGGCGACGGACGCGCTCCTCCTCACCGGCGGCCTCGTCCCCGCCCCGGCCGAGGCCCTCGCCGCGGCCGCGCCGGCGCTGCCCTGCGCCGGCGCCTTCACCGCGGCGGCGCCGCCGGCGAGGCTCCGGCTGCGCCTCGCCCTCACCGCCGCCGACGCCGCCTCCGGGGCGGTCCACCTGGGGGTCTGGCCCCTCGCCTTCCTCCGCCCGGCGCCGCGCGACGACGCCGAGGGCGCGGTGCGGATCGGGCCGCAGGCGCTCGCCGCCGCCCCGCCCGAGACCCTGGCGGCGGAGGCGGCGGCGGCGGGCGGCGTGGTCGCCGTCGGTCCCGACGCGGTGCTCGTGGGGCTCGCCGCCGCAGCACGCATGCAGTGGCACCCCGACCCCGCGGCGCCCGAGGCCTCGGCCCGCGCCGTGCGCGCCCTGCTGGTGGAGGTGCTGGGCCGGGCCTACCCGCCCGGGCAGGCCTTCCCGGTCGACCGCGAGGCGGTACGGCGCTACCGGGAGCGGCTCGCCGAGCGCATGGAGGCCATCCGCCGGGGCCTCGCCGAGGTCCTCGCCGCCTGA